The uncultured Dysgonomonas sp. genome contains the following window.
GATATCTTTATCAAGTTCCTCGGCTGGCTGGATCCGAAGCTCGAACGCGACTTCCTGAAGAACGCCTTCGCCGCGAACAGGAAACAAGACGATCCGCTCCAGCGACAGCTGGCCAAAACGGAAGCCGGGATAAAAACACTCAGGAAGAAACTCTCACGCAATCCCCTGTATAAAGAACTGCTCCGGAAAGAGAAGGAAGCGCAGCAGCTACAGAAGGAGATCGATAAAGGCCAGAAATCCTGCCGGCAGAATATGCTGAAAGAAGTAAGAAAAGCATTAGATAACCCACACCGTAAAATTGCGGAGTGACAAAACCAAATAAAATCATGGAAGAAAAAGAATTTACAGGAATTAATATTCCAAGTGACATTACCGATCCTGAGGTAATAGAATACTTCAAGCTCATAAATGAAGTCTTTAAAATGGCTTTTGATAAAAAGCTGCCCATTTTATTATTAGCAGAACTTGATTCAAGCAACGGCATTACTTCAGCTATGGGCTGTCCTCATTGTATTTCCAAATGTATTACTCGTTTTCTGGATTCATACCCAAAAGCTATGGATATTATGATGAATGGTCTGGTCGAGCATATGATAAATAAACATAAGGAATCGAACCCATTGTCTGTAATCGAACAACTAGTCAGAGATGCCAAAAAGAACACTGCAGCAGGTAATTGACGCCGCTAAAGCCGGCGAAGCCGTATCTCCGGAGGAATGCCGGGAAGCTATGCTGGCTTTGCATTCGATGTATACAAAATCACATATGGAGCTAGAAATTATTGCCGATGCAATGATTGATCCCGAAGGCTTATATTATACAGCAAATATGGTTCTCGGTAGTGGCGAACTATTAAGACAGAAACGGGATGTGTACATGAACAGAACGCCGGCAATCTACCTAAAGGAAATGGATATCCGGCAACAGGAAATAACAACGTTTTACGAAAACATCAATCATGAAAAAGCCTGATTTATCCTTTAATCACTACTTCCCGTTCTATACCCGGAAGATTACAGGGGTGAAGAAATATTATTATTGTATAGAAACGATCATGCATATTTCTGCAGAATTCGGTATACTTATCTCCATCGGCTATAAGCAAAAGAATATGGATAGTATTTGCATAATGCGGATAACTGATAGGACCAGGCTGTTCGATATCGCGATAAACGCTATCCATATATCATATACTGACTTTGCCGAAGATGTGAAAACAGCCTACCGATATATTTCTGCGGCTCTCAGAACCTTATCACCGGAGCCGGCTTACCGTGAAACATTGATGTTATCCACTTACTTTAAATTCAACCCTGTTTTAAAACTGGAAGTTAATCATTGGCACAGGGAAATAAAACTGTCATACGGCAGCTTCGAATATAAGATAATGGATGGGAAAAAGGTTGAAAATAATGAGCCTGTCGATGACGGTTCGGAGGAATACACCCTGCTGAAAAGAGTTTCTGCAACTTTACGTGTAATCGAAAACCACCGGACATACCAGGAGATCGCGAACAACTATTTCGAAAAGCAGCTGGATGACGAATGGGATTGTTACACCGGATATTTCGCGGCGCCGAAGTGTATACGGAAAAATGAATATAGGGTATGATTAAAATGGAATTGGATAAAGAGGATCTGATATGCCTTGTCAATGGATTTGACCTTGGCTATGAAATACCTCCTTTGGCCCGAAAGTGCGGGACATGGACCGGCGGGTTTGTCGATGAATGGAACTGGGATAAAGATAAGCTCAGGAAACTTACTGAAGAACAACTGTTGGAAGTATATAACGAATGTAAAAATTTAAAGAAATAATGGAAAAAATTAAATGCATCACGTTCGACCCGGAAGCGCAGGATGCTCTTCCGGAAGAAGTAAAAGCCAGGATGAAGGCCGACCGGGAAAAGGCTATGGCCGAGAGGGATAAAAACCGTATTGAAATCGGCAAATATACTATTACATATAACCGCAAAAACATACCAAAGTTTGTGCAACGATTGACGGACAGAGCCATGCATATGATTGCCGGAGGCGACAGCCTGGAAGAAGTGGATCTGGTAC
Protein-coding sequences here:
- a CDS encoding KilA-N domain-containing protein, with the protein product MKQTENEIALVPIPGTKENIFRTNDNGLFNASSLAKEYGKDVYGYLRGQKVKDFVFGVSIEYDLDPELEFTDKGNIVRVISGGTAPGTWMHLDIFIKFLGWLDPKLERDFLKNAFAANRKQDDPLQRQLAKTEAGIKTLRKKLSRNPLYKELLRKEKEAQQLQKEIDKGQKSCRQNMLKEVRKALDNPHRKIAE